From uncultured Methanobrevibacter sp., a single genomic window includes:
- a CDS encoding DUF362 domain-containing protein translates to MDDKDRRKGYYEDITTFLVGHTFHTRFFLSRMTRRSRIFKKIIDKILFEDDEVYVLPNKNAVNKTITTNIEVNQSFQKDDSEFVPSQIIKEVIKEAEDIVIMHKCLCRTSANCEDYPQDFGCIFIGPASRKIASKYGRSATVEEALAHVGKADELGLSHVIGRNKIDSVWMNVRPKEKLLTICHCCPCCCLWKVLPDLDDDISNKVMRLEDVEVHTVSDNCKMCRKCLGDDVCFGNAIYIEDGKISIDQDKCVGCGHCVQTCKFDAIELNYSQKSIDSVLNRIGELVDYKK, encoded by the coding sequence ATGGACGATAAAGACAGACGAAAAGGATATTACGAAGATATAACTACATTTTTAGTTGGGCACACATTCCATACACGATTTTTCCTTTCTAGAATGACAAGAAGATCAAGGATATTTAAAAAAATCATTGATAAAATCCTTTTCGAAGATGATGAAGTTTATGTCCTTCCAAACAAAAATGCCGTCAATAAGACCATCACTACAAACATTGAAGTCAACCAAAGCTTCCAAAAAGATGACTCTGAATTTGTGCCGAGCCAAATAATCAAGGAAGTTATAAAAGAAGCTGAAGATATTGTCATTATGCACAAATGCCTTTGCAGAACTTCTGCAAATTGTGAGGATTACCCGCAAGACTTCGGTTGTATTTTCATTGGCCCTGCAAGCAGGAAAATAGCTTCAAAATACGGTAGAAGCGCAACTGTTGAAGAGGCCTTAGCACATGTTGGCAAGGCAGATGAATTAGGATTAAGCCATGTTATCGGTAGAAACAAGATCGATAGCGTTTGGATGAATGTAAGGCCAAAGGAAAAACTCTTGACAATTTGCCATTGCTGCCCTTGCTGTTGCCTATGGAAAGTTCTTCCAGACTTGGATGATGACATCAGCAATAAGGTGATGAGGCTTGAAGATGTTGAAGTGCATACAGTAAGCGATAACTGTAAGATGTGCAGAAAATGTTTAGGTGATGACGTTTGCTTTGGAAATGCAATCTATATTGAAGATGGAAAAATAAGCATTGATCAAGACAAATGTGTTGGCTGTGGGCACTGTGTTCAAACATGCAAGTTCGATGCTATTGAATTGAATTACAGCCAAAAATCTATTGATTCCGTATTAAATAGAATTGGGGAATTAGTTGATTATAAAAAATAA
- a CDS encoding DUF1611 domain-containing protein: MYSINSVEDLQELNPYIIVGCGGGGEKFSNLEGIETVGFLDDNPAKQGKPFCGLEVASNLSDLFESTEANTVAIMLPIGAEGTALKYAVQALANGKNAVVSFRSLSLSENESLLKLAEQNDVCIKEISPRLDVVRKICGVAPEKCCEVLPKISYEAKAPVIFVGGTSQECGKRTTTKSLGIEAMKRGMKASIISTDEMGLEQPTAFNFRAGSLSAMDIPSAILSSIKYVEENDQPDIIFIEGQSSLTEDGNPHPRGLSACILIGADPDAVIVGHRPNHPYREPRGIDYEVKAIEAVVPTTKVVGLSINLRNADEDMTLESFEEKYGLPAADMYFGGAAKILDAILEYLDKN, from the coding sequence TTGTATTCTATAAATTCTGTTGAAGATCTTCAAGAATTGAATCCTTATATTATAGTAGGATGTGGAGGTGGAGGAGAAAAGTTCTCTAACCTCGAAGGGATTGAAACAGTAGGATTCCTTGATGATAACCCTGCAAAACAAGGAAAACCTTTCTGTGGTCTTGAAGTGGCATCAAACTTATCAGATTTATTTGAATCTACTGAAGCAAATACTGTAGCAATCATGTTGCCTATTGGAGCTGAAGGGACTGCTTTAAAATATGCAGTTCAAGCATTGGCAAATGGTAAGAATGCAGTTGTTTCATTTAGATCTTTATCATTATCTGAAAATGAATCTTTATTAAAACTTGCTGAACAAAATGATGTTTGCATTAAAGAGATTAGTCCAAGATTGGATGTTGTACGTAAGATTTGCGGTGTAGCGCCTGAAAAATGCTGTGAAGTATTGCCTAAGATTTCATATGAAGCAAAGGCACCTGTTATTTTTGTTGGAGGTACTTCCCAGGAATGTGGTAAAAGAACCACTACCAAATCATTAGGAATTGAAGCTATGAAAAGAGGAATGAAAGCTTCTATCATTTCCACTGATGAAATGGGATTGGAACAGCCTACTGCATTTAACTTCAGAGCAGGAAGCTTATCTGCAATGGACATTCCTTCAGCTATTTTAAGTTCAATCAAATATGTTGAGGAAAATGACCAACCGGACATTATCTTTATCGAAGGGCAATCAAGCTTAACTGAAGATGGAAACCCTCACCCAAGAGGATTGTCTGCATGTATCCTAATCGGTGCAGATCCAGATGCAGTTATCGTAGGTCACAGACCAAACCATCCATACCGTGAACCAAGAGGTATTGATTATGAGGTAAAAGCTATTGAAGCTGTTGTACCTACCACTAAAGTCGTTGGATTATCAATTAACTTAAGAAATGCTGATGAAGACATGACTTTAGAAAGCTTTGAAGAGAAATACGGCTTGCCTGCAGCAGATATGTATTTTGGTGGAGCAGCTAAAATATTAGATGCAATTTTAGAATATTTAGATAAAAACTAA
- a CDS encoding TatD family hydrolase, protein MIDTHMHADSRSSEDFEKMFISGIDTAITCSYYPYKIDNNPKILLNHLNRILNFEPRRAGEYGLDLRVALGIHPANALKNNEIIFEALERWIENRDIIAIGEIGLDENTDLEKEVFKKQLELAEDSKSKVIIHTPRKNKLEVLKDIKDIVLENINPKLVVIDHINLNTVEEVIDEDFTIGLTVQPQKMEVEEAIEILDKYGFDKFLLNSDISNKPSNPLSVPKTVRTLKRLGYDKKEINKVAFENAKSFFNI, encoded by the coding sequence ATGATTGATACACATATGCATGCTGACTCAAGAAGCAGTGAAGACTTTGAAAAAATGTTTATTAGTGGAATAGATACTGCAATAACTTGCTCTTACTATCCGTATAAAATTGATAACAACCCAAAAATACTTTTAAACCACTTAAATAGAATCCTAAACTTTGAACCAAGGAGAGCAGGAGAATATGGCCTTGACTTAAGGGTTGCATTGGGGATTCATCCAGCTAATGCATTGAAGAACAATGAAATCATATTCGAAGCATTAGAGAGATGGATAGAAAATAGGGACATAATAGCTATTGGAGAAATAGGATTGGATGAGAATACTGATTTGGAAAAGGAAGTTTTTAAAAAGCAATTGGAATTGGCAGAAGATAGCAAATCAAAAGTCATTATTCACACTCCCAGAAAAAACAAGCTTGAAGTCTTAAAGGACATTAAGGACATAGTTCTTGAAAACATCAATCCAAAGCTTGTAGTCATCGATCATATAAACCTTAACACCGTTGAAGAGGTAATTGATGAAGATTTTACCATAGGATTGACTGTACAGCCTCAAAAGATGGAAGTTGAAGAGGCAATTGAAATTTTGGACAAATATGGATTTGATAAATTCCTATTGAATAGTGACATAAGCAATAAGCCATCTAATCCCCTTTCTGTTCCAAAAACAGTCAGAACACTAAAAAGATTAGGATACGATAAAAAAGAGATAAATAAAGTAGCATTTGAAAATGCAAAAAGCTTTTTCAATATTTAA
- a CDS encoding cell division protein SepF, whose product MSFTDNLKKSLGFEEDDFGTAYGISDYGEEDFFEDEFTTISPEQTFYEIVLIRPKSVDDMDYIFDQIVEENNPVILDLKFLEKQSEKDFRQAGEILKLLRHQYGAEAILLSQTEDKNLIIVTPSRVKLVRKD is encoded by the coding sequence ATGAGTTTTACAGATAATTTAAAGAAAAGCCTTGGTTTTGAAGAAGATGACTTTGGCACTGCATACGGAATTAGCGATTACGGAGAAGAAGATTTTTTCGAAGATGAATTCACTACAATCTCTCCAGAACAAACTTTTTATGAAATTGTCTTAATCAGACCAAAATCCGTAGATGATATGGATTACATCTTTGACCAAATCGTTGAAGAAAACAATCCTGTAATTCTTGATTTAAAATTCCTTGAAAAACAAAGTGAAAAGGACTTCAGACAAGCAGGAGAAATCTTAAAGCTTTTAAGACATCAATATGGTGCAGAAGCAATTTTGCTTTCACAAACTGAAGACAAGAACTTAATTATTGTAACTCCATCTAGAGTTAAATTAGTTAGAAAAGATTAA
- a CDS encoding winged helix-turn-helix domain-containing protein, protein MDYFSVVGDELKFLNNSDIRIKVLIDLLDGPLKIRDINKRSLLSYSSISSNIHKLCAEGYVEKIHNSFQLTNLGLIYTTILMDFRDVIATISNNADFWLDHDISSLSIEDLNKLSSLEGSELIRCNSMDIYKTHKEFKRLFKNSKNLKVIFPYLHPEYPKLIRRLILKGIKVELVVSRDILDSFIRDIGNDVVKKGIYDGNFSIKYLDEDIKIALAISNEFITVGLFKLDGTYDQNRLLLSNRKKAIDWGLSIFDSYAQCALALILN, encoded by the coding sequence ATGGATTATTTCTCAGTTGTTGGAGATGAGTTAAAGTTTTTAAACAATTCTGATATTAGAATAAAAGTCTTGATAGACTTATTGGATGGTCCCTTGAAAATAAGGGATATAAATAAACGGTCTTTATTAAGTTACAGTTCAATTTCAAGCAATATTCATAAATTATGTGCTGAAGGGTATGTTGAAAAAATTCATAACAGCTTCCAGCTAACAAATTTAGGGTTGATTTATACAACTATATTGATGGATTTTAGAGATGTTATTGCTACAATAAGCAATAATGCGGATTTTTGGTTGGATCATGACATCAGTTCATTATCCATTGAAGATTTAAATAAACTATCCTCTTTGGAAGGCTCTGAATTGATAAGATGCAATTCAATGGATATCTACAAGACACATAAGGAGTTTAAACGATTATTTAAAAATTCAAAAAATTTGAAGGTCATATTTCCCTATCTTCACCCTGAATATCCTAAATTGATAAGAAGATTAATCTTAAAAGGAATCAAGGTGGAATTGGTAGTTTCTAGGGACATATTGGATAGTTTCATAAGAGACATTGGGAATGATGTTGTTAAGAAAGGCATTTATGATGGCAATTTTTCCATAAAATATTTGGATGAGGATATTAAGATTGCCCTAGCCATTTCCAATGAATTCATTACAGTGGGATTGTTTAAGCTAGATGGAACTTATGATCAAAACAGATTATTGTTATCCAATAGGAAAAAGGCAATTGATTGGGGATTAAGCATTTTTGATTCCTATGCTCAATGTGCTTTGGCTTTGATTTTGAATTAA
- a CDS encoding TrmJ/YjtD family RNA methyltransferase — translation MKNKNKSSDRGKVKEIVEDEETIRLKENIYVVFVECESPGNVGFLARTMGNFGLHKLVLINPCTLKDEAYYQAMHARETVENALVYDTVEDFVKDNEIDFIVGSTGAPGGSYNLSRIPIKPEELGKSMNYNDKIAILFGREGNGLTNAEIEMCDITVSIPTDPSYPIMNISHAAAVILYEIFKNRNNYPVEGLEESTALEKEYLLSDMEKLISTLSIPDHKKKNGLKVFKNIINRAFITGREAHTLKGILRRLNKKIEEENNEE, via the coding sequence ATGAAAAACAAAAACAAATCAAGCGATAGAGGCAAAGTTAAGGAAATAGTTGAGGATGAAGAGACTATCAGACTTAAGGAAAACATCTATGTTGTTTTTGTAGAATGCGAATCTCCTGGAAATGTTGGATTTTTAGCAAGAACCATGGGTAACTTCGGACTCCATAAATTAGTTCTAATCAACCCATGCACCCTTAAGGATGAAGCTTATTATCAGGCTATGCATGCAAGGGAAACCGTTGAAAATGCATTGGTTTATGATACAGTTGAAGACTTTGTAAAAGACAATGAAATTGACTTTATTGTCGGTTCAACAGGAGCCCCTGGAGGAAGCTATAACCTATCAAGGATTCCAATCAAACCTGAAGAACTTGGAAAGTCAATGAACTACAACGATAAGATAGCTATCCTTTTTGGTAGAGAAGGAAACGGATTGACCAATGCAGAAATAGAAATGTGTGACATAACTGTAAGCATTCCAACTGACCCAAGTTACCCTATAATGAACATTTCACATGCAGCAGCAGTCATTCTCTATGAAATCTTTAAAAACAGAAACAATTACCCTGTTGAAGGATTGGAAGAAAGCACTGCACTTGAAAAGGAATATCTGTTAAGCGATATGGAGAAACTAATCAGCACATTATCCATTCCTGACCATAAAAAGAAAAACGGATTGAAAGTGTTCAAGAACATTATCAATCGGGCTTTCATTACTGGAAGAGAGGCACATACATTAAAAGGCATTTTAAGACGATTGAATAAAAAGATAGAAGAAGAAAACAATGAGGAATAA
- a CDS encoding winged helix-turn-helix domain-containing protein yields MFNEEDSPNKYVDFLTVRFLLASKMRPLLLLLLSDKEYDLNDFREELNKPSASILHGLKELERINLIKKNFKKYSLSSKGVLCSASLKKLFKDLYIFEINRDFWLNHSIESIPIESFKNTYLLKDSVFVESDEHNLSKSFTQYLELLSNCGNMEIILPIFLEEHLEIILENLENGDNLILITNEEVLSSLKKSKYYDDLIDFSKKSQLIIRKVDYDLKIFLTICDDFMSLSLFFKDGLFDNSCFILNEHSDGIKWARILFKKFSEKSIRAL; encoded by the coding sequence ATGTTTAATGAAGAAGATTCACCAAATAAGTATGTTGATTTTTTAACTGTTCGATTTTTATTGGCTTCTAAGATGAGGCCTTTGCTATTGTTGTTATTATCTGATAAGGAGTATGATTTAAATGATTTTAGAGAAGAATTGAATAAGCCTTCAGCTTCAATATTGCACGGATTAAAGGAATTGGAACGGATTAATTTAATCAAGAAGAATTTTAAAAAGTATTCCCTATCCTCTAAAGGGGTTTTATGTTCTGCAAGTTTGAAAAAGCTTTTTAAGGATTTGTATATTTTTGAAATCAATAGGGATTTTTGGCTTAATCATTCTATAGAATCCATTCCTATAGAGTCATTTAAAAATACCTATCTTTTGAAGGATTCTGTTTTTGTCGAGTCTGATGAGCATAACCTTTCAAAATCCTTTACCCAATACCTTGAACTCTTAAGCAATTGCGGTAATATGGAAATAATTCTGCCTATATTCCTTGAGGAACATTTGGAGATAATATTGGAAAATCTTGAAAATGGAGATAATTTGATTTTAATTACAAATGAGGAAGTATTGTCATCTTTAAAGAAATCCAAATATTATGATGACTTGATTGATTTTTCAAAAAAGAGCCAGCTTATAATCAGAAAAGTTGATTATGACTTAAAGATATTCTTAACAATCTGTGATGATTTCATGTCTTTAAGTCTGTTTTTTAAGGATGGGCTTTTTGACAATTCCTGCTTTATTCTTAATGAACATTCCGATGGGATTAAGTGGGCCAGAATATTGTTTAAGAAGTTTTCTGAAAAGTCAATCAGGGCACTTTAA
- the glyS gene encoding glycine--tRNA ligase codes for MNHEKMFNIARKRGFLWPSFEIYSGVSGFTDYGPLGASLKNNIMQKWRKQYIAGEGFHEIEGPTVMPKEVLKASGHVDNFTDPMTKCLSCGEVFRADHIIEEAIGEDVESLENSQMDEIVKENNIKCPSCGGDLANIWNYNLMFKTEIGAKGDKVGYMRPETAQGIFILFKRLSRFFKNKLPFGAVQLGKAYRNEISPRQGVIRLREFTQAEAEIFLDPEDKTHPKFSQIADEILYLSSQDVQMNDKETLEITAQEALDQGVVSSETLIYQLYLARKFLKELGIPDEVLRFRQHLPGEMAHYALDCWDVECLTDQYGWVEIIGIADRGNYDLTAHSQFSNEELSIYMEYDEPKLVSKTIVKPNLKLFGPAFKGDSPKIKTYIENLSDDEVLALKEQIESEGKFILELDNTFEILEEHLIFEDIEEEVKGERIIPHVIEPSFGIDRILYCTLLHSFKTEEEGFEKEYFKFAKEIAPIQVSVFPLMNKEGLGEIAIDITHKLREAGFTVDNDTSGTIGKRYARADEVGVPIAITVDFDTKEDNTVTIRDRDTEEQERVKIEDLKEVIEAKLQ; via the coding sequence ATGAATCATGAAAAAATGTTTAATATTGCACGTAAAAGAGGTTTCTTATGGCCATCTTTTGAGATTTACTCAGGAGTGTCTGGATTTACAGATTACGGACCTCTTGGAGCAAGCTTAAAGAATAACATCATGCAAAAGTGGAGAAAGCAATACATTGCAGGAGAAGGTTTCCACGAAATTGAAGGGCCTACTGTAATGCCTAAGGAAGTATTGAAGGCATCTGGACACGTTGACAACTTTACAGATCCAATGACCAAATGTCTCTCTTGCGGTGAAGTGTTCAGGGCAGACCACATCATTGAAGAGGCAATCGGTGAAGATGTGGAAAGCTTGGAAAATAGCCAAATGGATGAGATCGTTAAGGAAAACAACATCAAATGTCCAAGCTGTGGTGGAGACTTAGCAAACATCTGGAACTACAATTTAATGTTTAAGACTGAAATCGGAGCAAAAGGTGACAAAGTAGGTTACATGAGACCTGAAACAGCACAAGGAATTTTCATCCTATTCAAAAGATTATCCAGATTCTTTAAAAACAAGCTCCCATTCGGTGCTGTGCAACTTGGAAAAGCATACAGAAATGAAATCTCTCCAAGACAAGGGGTTATCCGTCTAAGAGAATTCACCCAAGCTGAAGCTGAAATATTCCTTGATCCTGAAGACAAGACCCATCCTAAATTCAGCCAAATAGCTGATGAAATTTTATACTTATCCTCTCAAGATGTTCAGATGAATGATAAGGAAACCTTGGAAATCACTGCTCAAGAAGCACTCGACCAAGGTGTCGTATCTTCTGAAACATTAATCTATCAATTGTATCTTGCAAGAAAATTCTTGAAGGAATTAGGCATCCCTGATGAAGTATTGAGATTCAGACAACACTTGCCTGGAGAAATGGCTCATTATGCACTTGACTGCTGGGACGTTGAATGCTTGACTGACCAATACGGTTGGGTGGAAATCATCGGTATTGCAGACAGAGGAAACTACGACCTAACTGCACATAGCCAATTCAGTAATGAGGAATTGAGCATTTACATGGAATACGATGAGCCTAAGCTTGTATCTAAAACCATCGTAAAGCCTAACTTAAAGTTATTCGGACCTGCATTCAAAGGGGATTCTCCAAAAATCAAGACTTATATCGAAAACTTATCAGATGATGAAGTTCTAGCACTTAAGGAACAAATCGAAAGTGAAGGAAAATTCATCCTTGAACTTGACAACACCTTTGAGATTCTTGAAGAGCACTTAATATTTGAAGACATTGAAGAGGAAGTTAAAGGGGAAAGAATCATTCCTCATGTAATTGAACCTTCATTTGGTATCGACCGTATCCTTTACTGCACATTATTGCATTCATTTAAGACTGAAGAAGAAGGATTTGAAAAGGAATACTTCAAGTTTGCAAAAGAGATTGCACCAATTCAAGTAAGTGTCTTCCCATTGATGAACAAGGAAGGGCTCGGTGAAATAGCAATTGACATCACTCACAAACTTCGTGAAGCGGGTTTCACTGTAGACAATGACACTTCAGGAACCATCGGTAAAAGATATGCTCGTGCAGATGAAGTAGGTGTTCCAATAGCTATTACAGTTGACTTTGACACCAAAGAAGACAATACTGTAACAATAAGAGACAGGGACACTGAAGAACAGGAAAGAGTAAAAATAGAAGATTTAAAAGAAGTTATTGAAGCAAAACTTCAATAA
- the tfrB gene encoding fumarate reductase (CoM/CoB) subunit TfrB — MITVYVKRFNRETDEEAHIESYEIEEYPGMKVLDALEEINRKYDADISFRSSCLAGQCGSCGVKINGNGALACKAEISDNVLIEPLDFPVIKDLIVDRSSADEKVKQLQLSLDCDSETSHEKLKPEDIKDTKKVRSCIECYTCLSSCPVVKHFNEEFLGPYYLRYISKFDFDPRDEYDRLIEALDSGMYSCTSCGKCGEICPKNINSFGDAIEKLRAMAYAGNLGPLDAHKVFKDNVVASGRSVSKPEEPFIETIHKKWDEEGKYYTDDNEDKEKVALFTGCMVDYRAQEVGYALLDVLKANNIEIDIPEGQVCCGSPLLRTGQVDVVQELVDKNKEIFKDYDKVITICAGCGATLKNDHPKYGSNLNVQDISEFLVDKLDASKMKEVNTKVTWHDPCHLSRGQGIREEPRKIIEMIPGVEFEELELPNQCCGAGGGIKSGKPEIALGLAKDKAEMVKATGADYVTTICPFCQINIQDGLNEIGLENVKILNLIQLLKMAYDE, encoded by the coding sequence ATGATTACCGTTTATGTAAAAAGATTCAACAGAGAAACTGATGAGGAAGCTCATATTGAATCTTATGAAATTGAAGAATATCCTGGAATGAAAGTGCTTGATGCATTGGAAGAGATCAACAGAAAATATGATGCTGACATAAGCTTTAGAAGCTCATGCCTTGCAGGACAATGCGGTTCCTGCGGAGTGAAAATCAATGGAAACGGTGCACTTGCATGTAAGGCAGAAATTAGTGATAATGTATTGATTGAACCATTGGATTTCCCAGTCATAAAGGATTTGATTGTGGATAGAAGTTCAGCTGATGAAAAGGTAAAGCAATTGCAGTTAAGCTTGGATTGTGACAGCGAAACTTCCCATGAAAAGCTTAAGCCTGAAGACATCAAGGATACCAAAAAGGTTAGAAGCTGCATTGAATGTTATACCTGTTTATCCAGTTGTCCGGTGGTAAAGCACTTCAATGAAGAATTCCTCGGACCTTACTACTTAAGATACATCTCCAAGTTTGACTTTGATCCAAGAGATGAATATGACAGATTGATAGAAGCTCTTGACAGCGGAATGTATTCATGTACAAGCTGTGGAAAATGTGGAGAAATCTGTCCTAAAAACATCAACAGCTTTGGGGATGCAATCGAAAAACTCAGAGCAATGGCTTATGCTGGAAATCTCGGACCTCTTGATGCCCATAAGGTCTTTAAGGACAATGTTGTAGCAAGCGGAAGAAGCGTGAGCAAACCTGAAGAGCCATTCATTGAAACCATTCATAAGAAATGGGATGAAGAAGGCAAATATTATACTGATGATAATGAAGATAAGGAAAAAGTTGCATTATTCACAGGATGTATGGTGGATTACAGAGCCCAAGAAGTAGGATATGCACTACTTGATGTATTGAAGGCAAATAACATCGAGATAGACATTCCAGAAGGACAAGTATGTTGCGGTTCCCCTCTTTTAAGAACAGGTCAAGTTGACGTAGTTCAAGAGCTTGTAGACAAAAACAAGGAAATCTTCAAGGATTACGATAAGGTAATCACTATCTGTGCAGGTTGTGGAGCAACCCTCAAAAATGACCATCCAAAATATGGGTCTAACCTTAATGTGCAAGACATAAGTGAGTTCTTGGTTGACAAATTAGATGCAAGCAAAATGAAAGAGGTCAATACTAAAGTAACCTGGCATGACCCTTGCCATTTGTCAAGAGGCCAAGGCATCAGAGAAGAGCCAAGAAAAATCATTGAAATGATTCCAGGAGTTGAATTTGAAGAGCTTGAACTTCCTAACCAATGCTGTGGTGCAGGTGGAGGAATCAAATCTGGAAAACCTGAAATCGCTTTAGGGCTCGCTAAAGACAAAGCAGAGATGGTTAAAGCAACAGGTGCAGATTATGTAACTACAATCTGTCCATTCTGTCAAATCAACATCCAAGACGGTTTGAACGAAATTGGTCTTGAAAACGTAAAAATATTAAATCTTATTCAATTGCTTAAAATGGCTTATGACGAATAG
- a CDS encoding C-GCAxxG-C-C family protein encodes MSHVERSVELFGLKFNCAQAVFASFSDELGIDEKQALKIGGCFGSGMRKGEVCGACTGALMALGLKYGQSEVGDVDSKLKSDDVCVKFLEEFESKNGSYICNELLGCDIRTKEGVEYAVENKLFTEFCPKMVESATLIAEKLIME; translated from the coding sequence ATGAGTCATGTGGAAAGATCAGTGGAATTATTCGGATTAAAGTTCAATTGTGCACAGGCTGTTTTTGCAAGCTTTTCTGACGAATTAGGGATTGATGAAAAACAGGCACTTAAAATAGGGGGATGCTTTGGAAGTGGCATGCGTAAAGGTGAGGTTTGTGGAGCATGCACTGGTGCATTAATGGCTTTAGGATTGAAGTATGGTCAAAGTGAAGTCGGTGATGTGGATAGCAAACTAAAGTCAGATGATGTTTGCGTCAAGTTTTTAGAGGAATTTGAATCAAAAAACGGTTCTTATATCTGCAATGAATTGTTAGGGTGTGACATTAGAACTAAAGAAGGAGTTGAATATGCAGTGGAAAATAAGCTTTTCACTGAATTTTGTCCTAAAATGGTTGAATCCGCTACATTAATTGCGGAAAAATTAATCATGGAATAA